One window of the Nicotiana tabacum cultivar K326 chromosome 4, ASM71507v2, whole genome shotgun sequence genome contains the following:
- the LOC107789092 gene encoding uncharacterized protein LOC107789092, translating to MAQFTVRGRVKPLFNGDGLSVGFEVTGSPLGRRFKVVRGGVHCSEAPCSSPLQLQELKLRFSGARSSTTRVYANASSSSIGKSKKFRLNDQSNGMKEEVWEEIIEETEFEKDELSTFRGLVLDISYRPVNVVCWKRAICLEFMEKADVLEYYDQTVNSPSGSYYIPAVLRVPHLLQVVKRRRIKKALSRKNIFYRDNYMCQYCSSDENLTIDHVLPIARGGEWTWENLVTACSRCNSRKGHKTPEEANMKLMKEPKATKEYDILAIPLTSSAVKMLRSKKGTPEEWRQYLSMPSAAP from the exons ATGGCGCAATTCACGGTGAGAGGGCGCGTTAAGCCACTGTTCAACGGCGATGGACTCTCCGTCGGCTTCGAAGTTACCGGTAGTCCTTTAGGTCGCCGCTTTAAAGTTGTACGTGGTGGTGTGCACTGCAGTGAGGCTCCTTGTTCATCACCGCtacaacttcaggaactcaaaCTCCGGTTTTCTGGTGCTCGTAGTAGTACTACCAGAGTCTACGCAAATGCTTCTTCCTCATCAATCGGAAAATCAAAGAAGTTCCGCTTGAATGATCAATCGAATGGGATGAAGGAGGAGGTTTGGGAGGAAATCATAGAGGAAACGGAGTTTGAGAAGGATGAGCTTTCCACTTTCAGAGGCTTGGTCTTGGACATATCTTACAG GCCTGTTAATGTTGTCTGCTGGAAACGGGCTATTTGCTTAGAATTCATGGAGAAG GCTGATGTTCTGGAGTATTATGATCAGACTGTAAATTCACCAAGTGGCTCCTATTATATTCCTGCTGTATTAAGG GTTCCTCATTTACTTCAGGTTGTCAAAcggaggagaataaagaaagcTCTCAGTCGTAAGAATATCTTTTATCGGGACAACTACATGTGCCA ATATTGTTCTTCGGATGAGAACTTGACTATTGATCATGTTCTGCCAATTGCCCGTGGTGGAGAATGGACCTGGGAGAATCTG GTCACTGCCTGTTCCAGATGCAACTCAAGGAAGGGTCATAAGACACCCGAGGAAGCAAATATGAAGCTTATGAAAGAACCTAAG GCCACTAAAGAGTATGACATTCTTGCTATACCTTTGACCAGCTCGGCTGTAAAAATGTTAAGATCGAAAAAGGGGACACCGGAGGAGTGGCGGCAGTATTTATCAATGCCGTCAGCAGCCCCTTAG
- the LOC107789091 gene encoding TATA-box-binding protein — protein sequence MAEVGLEGNQPVDLSKHPSGIVPTLQNIVSTVNLDCKLDLKAIALQARNAEYNPKRFAAVIMRIREPKTTALIFASGKMVCTGAKSEQSSKLAARKYARIIQKLGFDAKFKDFKIQNIVGSCDVKFPIRLEGLAYSHGAFSSYEPELFPGLIYRMKQPKIVLLIFVSGKIVLTGAKVRDETYTAFENIYPVLTEFRKNQQ from the exons atggctgaagtgggtctagAAGGGAACCAGCCAGTGGATTTGTCTAAGCACCCATCTGGGATTGTGCCTACTCTTCA GAATATCGTCTCAACTGTCAACTTGGATTGCAAGTTGGATCTTAAAGCTATTGCATTGCAAGCACGTAATGCTGAATACAATCCAAAG CGTTTTGCTGCTGTTATTATGAGGATAAGAGAACCAAAGACTACAGCTTTGATTTTCGCATCTGGAAAGATG GTTTGCACCGGGGCAAAGAGTGAACAATCATCTAAGCTTGCAGCAAGGAAG TATGCAAGGATAATCCAGAAGCTCGGGTTCGATGccaaatttaag GATTTCAAGATTCAGAATATAGTTGGATCCTGTGATGTGAAATTTCCCATTAGACTTGAAGGTTTGGCCTACTCGCATGGTGCTTTTTCAAGT TATGAACCAGAATTGTTTCCAGGATTGATATACCGAATGAAGCAACCCAAGATTGTGCTGCTCATTTTTGTGTCTGGCAAGATTGTCCTCACTGGAGCGAAG GTGCGGGATGAGACATATACTGCTTTTGAGAACATCTACCCTGTGCTTACAGAGTTCAGGAAGAACCAGCAATG A